The stretch of DNA GGCTGCTGGCCGCCTCCCACGCGGACGCCCAGCGAGAAGGGCTGCCGCGGGAGTACCTCCTGAGGTATGCCATCGACCGGTTCCTGGTCGATGTCGACGCCTACGCCGCCCGGTTGGGCAAGACCAGGGGAGACCTGCTGCCTCCGCGGCACGTCTCCTACATGACCGGCATCGCCGCAGAACGCGCACAGGCGCTGCTCGACGGGGCACCTCTCACCGAGGAGGAACCGGCGGAGGCCAAGGAGCGGGAAGGCTTCCGCCTGGCCCTCCTGCTGCCGCGCCTGACCTTCCTCAGGGCCACGCGGCTCAACCCGGACACTCAGAAGCCGTTCAGGGACGCCGACATCGCCGCGCGGACCGGCATCACGCGGCAGACCGTCTGGAACATCTTCAACGGCGAGCGCAAGCCGCGCCACGACATGGTCGGCACCCTGGAGAACTTCTTCCGCGCTCCCCTGGGGT from Streptomyces sp. BA2 encodes:
- a CDS encoding helix-turn-helix domain-containing protein yields the protein MNADADPGGGGIDRLLAASHADAQREGLPREYLLRYAIDRFLVDVDAYAARLGKTRGDLLPPRHVSYMTGIAAERAQALLDGAPLTEEEPAEAKEREGFRLALLLPRLTFLRATRLNPDTQKPFRDADIAARTGITRQTVWNIFNGERKPRHDMVGTLENFFRAPLGFCFRSEGEALAEHLRRMVNEDLPKLATKVALKRLGADSLALRSTGEVDVLRDILPALDTLALQERARRASLEPRDE